A genomic stretch from Telopea speciosissima isolate NSW1024214 ecotype Mountain lineage chromosome 7, Tspe_v1, whole genome shotgun sequence includes:
- the LOC122668490 gene encoding probable histone-arginine methyltransferase CARM1 gives MNPAQNNTLPYGRLLTRIFLSLGIDLDREPKGTCTEGPIGFNALQKMNLYYDYDSAGEQVQYGDGRGAREEDEDDSDNDLEFMGSDHLQQFILTFLDRLLCRIHVAPFSDEYLYVEIANKALFWQQQNYYGIDLTHLYGSAFQGYFSQPVVDSFDPRLLVAPAISHTLDFTSVKEEELYEIEIPLSFIASVGTRVHGLACWFDVLFNGSSVQRWLTTAPGAPTTHWYQLRCVLSQPIYVMAGQEITGRLHMVAHNAQSYTMHLTMSAKMWGAGAEQGGILQTSSCKLDLKEPYYRIAQPQAYAWAQDQQSHQLTQSQDALEPGLVQQLSQNSGSSLAR, from the exons ATGAATCCTGCCCAAAACAACACTCTACCCTATGGTCGACTGCTCACCAGGATTTTCTTATCCCTTGGGATTGATCTTGACCGTGAACCCAAGGGAACATGCACTGAGGGACCTATTGGGTTTAATGCACTGCAGAAGATGAATCtgtactatgattatgacagtgcaggGGAGCAGGTTCAGTACGGGGATGGCAGAGGCGCtagggaggaggatgaggatgacagtGATAATGACCTAGAGTTTATGGGTTCTGACCATCTGCAGCAG tttatactgaCTTTCCTCGATCGCTTACTCTGTAGGATACACGTGGCACCATTCAGCGATGAATATTTGTATGTTGAAATTGCAAATAAG GCCCTGTTTTGGCAGCAACAAAATTATTATGGCATTGACCTTACTCACTTATATGGATCTGCATTTCAAGGATACTTTTCTCAG CCTGTGGTGGATTCTTTCGATCCAAGATTATTGGTAGCTCCAGCTATATCTCATACACTAGATTTTACTTCTGTGAAG GAAGAAGAACTGTATGAAATTGAAATCCCACTGAGTTTCATAGCCTCTGTGGGCACTAGAGTTCATGGGCTGGCTTGCTGGTTCGATGTGTTATTTAATGGGAG TTCTGTACAAAGATGGCTTACTACTGCTCCAGGTGCACCTACAACCCATTGGTACCAGCTACGCTGTGTTCTTTCTCAGCCAATATATGTCATGGCTGGACAAGAAATTACTGGACGGCTCCACATGGTTGCACACAATGCTCAAAGCTATACAATGCACCTAACTATGTCAG CTAAAATGTGGGGTGCTGGTGCTGAACAAGGAGGAATACTTCAGACGTCGTCATGCAAACTTGATCTTAAGGAGCCATACTATCGAATAGCTCAACCACAGGCATATGCATGGGCCCAAGATCAGCAATCACATCAGCTAACACAATCGCAG GATGCTTTGGAGCCTGGCTTAGTGCAGCAACTGTCACAGAATTCTGGGTCTTCGTTGGCTCGATGA